In Sphingobacterium zeae, one genomic interval encodes:
- a CDS encoding DUF294 nucleotidyltransferase-like domain-containing protein, with the protein MKNFLIFVKSPASFEESYFAADQLYSRKIEHIIYKDIVACSPQTPIYEVAKTMANQKVSCLFIKDDNSIIGYVTDMTLRDKVVAQQVPVDHKIMEVMDNPIVSISDQSYLYEAVLKMFRTKSRYLLVEKDGNYVGFLSRNRLLSEQGQSPLVFIQSVKLAETLDELREKWNNVPEIIHQLLGRGVNAEIANQVITTVADSIALKVIEKVIGEMGEPPAKFVFMVTGSEGRKEQTLMTDQDNAIIYEDKANEQRELVREYFLNFAAKVSDHLNTIGFSYCTGGYMASNPEWTHSLSHWKNNYKKWIEESIPENAIKFSTFFDCRRLYGDQDIINQLKDFLNVELQRPNDRFFTFIAKNALQYEPPLTFFKAIKTQTIGSSEVFNIKKAMTPIVDLVRVYALKNRIYEENTGGRLKQLLELGIFTQEQYEELHQSYYYLMSIRLKNQANQIRIAKLSPNNYVPMDSLTNIEKATIKEIFKTITNFQLGIKVKFTSNLFG; encoded by the coding sequence ATGAAGAATTTTCTCATATTTGTCAAATCTCCAGCTTCCTTTGAAGAAAGCTATTTTGCTGCAGATCAATTATATTCAAGAAAGATCGAACACATCATCTACAAGGATATTGTTGCTTGCTCCCCTCAAACGCCCATCTATGAAGTTGCGAAGACTATGGCAAATCAAAAGGTGAGCTGCCTGTTCATAAAAGATGATAACAGCATTATTGGTTATGTAACCGATATGACCTTGCGCGATAAGGTAGTTGCTCAACAGGTACCGGTCGACCACAAAATTATGGAAGTCATGGACAACCCTATTGTTAGCATTTCAGATCAATCTTATCTTTATGAAGCAGTATTAAAAATGTTCCGTACAAAATCTAGATACTTGCTCGTAGAAAAAGACGGGAACTATGTTGGCTTCCTAAGTCGTAATCGTTTGTTGAGCGAACAAGGCCAATCTCCACTTGTATTTATACAATCGGTAAAATTAGCAGAGACTTTGGATGAATTGCGTGAGAAGTGGAACAATGTTCCAGAAATTATCCACCAATTGCTTGGTAGAGGTGTAAATGCCGAAATTGCCAATCAAGTGATCACGACTGTGGCAGATAGCATCGCACTCAAAGTCATCGAAAAAGTCATCGGAGAAATGGGCGAACCACCAGCTAAATTTGTCTTTATGGTGACTGGCAGTGAAGGGAGAAAAGAGCAAACATTAATGACGGATCAGGATAATGCCATTATCTATGAAGATAAGGCAAACGAACAGCGTGAACTCGTCCGGGAATATTTTTTAAATTTTGCAGCGAAGGTGTCAGATCATCTAAATACAATAGGTTTTAGCTACTGTACGGGCGGATATATGGCCAGCAATCCCGAATGGACACACTCGCTATCCCATTGGAAAAACAACTACAAAAAATGGATTGAAGAAAGTATCCCTGAGAACGCGATTAAGTTTTCAACTTTTTTCGACTGCAGACGCTTGTATGGCGATCAGGATATTATCAATCAGCTTAAAGATTTTCTTAATGTTGAATTACAGCGGCCAAATGATCGCTTTTTTACCTTTATAGCAAAAAATGCTCTTCAATATGAGCCACCGTTAACATTTTTTAAAGCGATAAAAACTCAAACTATAGGATCATCCGAAGTATTCAATATAAAAAAAGCGATGACGCCTATTGTTGACTTGGTCCGCGTATACGCGCTTAAAAACCGAATTTATGAAGAAAATACCGGTGGAAGGCTCAAACAACTATTAGAATTAGGAATATTCACACAAGAGCAATATGAAGAATTGCATCAATCCTATTATTATCTGATGTCGATTCGACTGAAAAATCAAGCAAATCAGATTAGAATAGCCAAACTGAGTCCAAACAATTATGTACCGATGGACAGCCTGACAAATATCGAAAAAGCAACCATCAAAGAGATATTTAAAACGATCACCAACTTTCAGTTGGGAATCAAAGTTAAATTCACCAGCAACCTCTTCGGTTAA
- a CDS encoding cyclic nucleotide-binding domain-containing protein, with translation MKNSEVILSTLKSTPPFQALPESLQLSIVDIFNEYRFSKDTLVYRQSITDMDGVDLIYEGEYETFFLDDLDNKRLIEIHHKPYCFGGISVLLNRTKALKSVIAKKGTIIYRLPRKNFIELCNANEEFFHFFTNSFGRRMLDEEFSHICQISSFL, from the coding sequence ATGAAAAATTCCGAGGTTATCCTTTCTACACTAAAATCTACCCCTCCATTTCAGGCGCTGCCCGAATCCCTGCAGCTCAGTATTGTTGATATATTCAATGAGTACCGCTTCTCCAAAGACACGCTTGTTTATCGACAAAGCATTACAGACATGGATGGAGTAGACTTAATCTATGAAGGAGAGTATGAAACATTTTTCTTGGACGATTTAGACAACAAAAGATTAATTGAAATTCACCATAAACCCTATTGTTTTGGCGGAATATCCGTGCTTTTAAATAGAACAAAAGCATTAAAATCCGTAATTGCAAAAAAAGGGACAATTATCTATCGGTTACCTAGGAAAAACTTTATCGAGCTTTGTAATGCTAATGAAGAATTTTTTCATTTTTTCACTAATTCGTTTGGAAGAAGAATGTTGGATGAAGAATTTTCTCATATTTGTCAAATCTCCAGCTTCCTTTGA
- a CDS encoding 3'-5' exonuclease, with protein MKKYLLFLDTETSGLPKKWNKRYTESDNWPHVLQLAWIIFDEAQNEIKRSNKYIYEPLIPISPASEQIHGLTPPFLRQYGEKKKDVLRKFSHDIKKYKPQLVGHFLSFDLQVLSAEFYRSNLALPFGEIAYFCTLLHSKRYVRNPNMVHLPLSLLHESLFLSPPEHLHDAEKDAEITAKCYFEMIKRKDLTHQDILNQQIEFHNIF; from the coding sequence TTGAAAAAATATTTGCTATTTCTAGATACAGAAACATCCGGCCTACCGAAAAAATGGAATAAAAGGTACACAGAAAGCGATAATTGGCCACATGTACTGCAATTGGCCTGGATCATTTTTGACGAAGCCCAAAATGAGATCAAACGGAGCAATAAATATATCTACGAACCACTCATTCCAATCAGTCCGGCATCGGAGCAAATTCATGGGTTAACGCCCCCATTCTTAAGGCAATATGGTGAGAAGAAAAAAGATGTGTTGCGCAAGTTCAGTCATGACATCAAAAAATATAAACCGCAGCTTGTTGGACATTTCCTTTCCTTTGATTTACAAGTATTATCCGCAGAATTCTATCGATCGAACCTTGCGCTTCCATTTGGTGAAATAGCTTATTTTTGTACACTTTTACATAGCAAAAGGTATGTTAGAAATCCAAATATGGTACATCTTCCGCTGTCGCTGTTACATGAATCCCTATTCTTGTCTCCACCGGAACATTTACACGATGCCGAAAAGGATGCTGAGATAACAGCTAAATGTTATTTTGAAATGATTAAACGAAAGGATTTAACTCATCAAGATATCCTTAACCAACAAATAGAATTTCATAACATCTTTTAA
- a CDS encoding alpha-d-galacturonidase, with amino-acid sequence MCKRLLCVFLCVFSILAELYAVNKSITVRYTLEGIANQERFQYAVDLLQKELMNSSVTDDLDIEVSTAVQRKSLPDSIRSKLIEKEHFVLFRKSKTDPITLIGTDESGVLYGCMALLADRHWLNAGPFFLADGPKMVMRGTSIGLQKTAYLPGHDIYEYPYTPESFPWFYDKELWLKYLDMMVENRYNALYLWNGHPFSSLVKLKDYSYALEVDETTFDKNEEIYTFLTKEANKRGIWIIQMFYNIILPKPFADRHGLKTQERNRAITPLISDYTRKSIAAFVAKYPNVGLLITLGEAMEGVGQDDINWFTNTIIPGVQDGLHASGTHGEPPIILRAHDTDAPAVMKAALPIYKNLYTMAKYNGEALTTYTPRGKWAELHRSLSAIGTVHIQNVHILANLEPFRYGSPDFIQRSVKAMHEVHHSNGIHIYPQASYWDWPYAADKVNNRLLQVDRDWMWYKAWSRYAWNENRDLSQEQSYWSNELSRYYGIPEKDALNLLLAIQEIGEISPKILRRFGITDGNRQTSSLGMLMTQLINPYRYGLFTLLYESEAPEGEMIIDYVERDYHKEGHVGETPLQVSEEIVKHGDRAAALIKELGKPMKNVAEFNRWLTDIRIHQLLANHYSYKVKAAIQLLQYKYSHDLGALRKALPDLEQSVTEYQKLTQITNQAYLYANSMQTKQRKIPMRGADASFIHWKEMLPVFEAELNNFKHAIDSLATISDVYTQAKAVLKSEEITFLDDQQLIPLKKGAKLYADQELVVTHLANELEGLQAVQINTEKQKIQGTHLRFKNNKAVKILIGYFNSNDKVFAPKPILEIDASANDFGQAEARIRNAIRIQYMPMVDIHTYSFSPGVNELKIAKGEVLILGIVDHEELSNSYNADVDNQGDDLDDLFGYYRETKL; translated from the coding sequence ATGTGCAAAAGACTATTATGCGTGTTTCTTTGTGTCTTTTCAATACTTGCTGAACTTTATGCTGTAAATAAAAGTATTACCGTTCGTTACACGCTGGAAGGAATTGCAAATCAAGAACGATTTCAATATGCAGTTGACCTGTTACAAAAAGAATTGATGAATTCAAGTGTTACCGACGATCTCGATATTGAGGTAAGTACGGCAGTACAAAGAAAATCTTTACCGGACTCAATCAGGAGTAAATTGATTGAAAAAGAACATTTTGTTCTATTCCGAAAGAGCAAAACAGATCCGATCACCTTGATCGGTACGGATGAATCGGGGGTTTTGTATGGCTGTATGGCGTTGCTGGCAGATAGGCATTGGCTGAACGCTGGGCCATTCTTTTTAGCCGATGGGCCAAAAATGGTTATGCGCGGCACAAGCATTGGCCTTCAAAAAACTGCGTATTTGCCTGGGCATGATATTTACGAATATCCTTATACACCTGAATCTTTTCCATGGTTTTATGATAAAGAATTGTGGTTGAAGTATTTGGATATGATGGTTGAAAACAGGTATAATGCTTTGTATTTATGGAATGGGCACCCTTTTTCTTCATTGGTGAAATTAAAAGATTATTCTTATGCGCTTGAAGTAGATGAGACAACATTTGATAAAAACGAAGAGATCTATACTTTTTTGACCAAAGAAGCTAATAAAAGGGGGATTTGGATTATCCAGATGTTTTATAACATCATCCTGCCGAAGCCTTTTGCCGATCGTCATGGGTTAAAAACTCAAGAGCGCAATCGCGCTATTACACCGCTAATATCTGATTACACCCGCAAAAGTATTGCTGCTTTTGTGGCTAAGTATCCAAACGTCGGATTACTAATCACGTTGGGCGAGGCAATGGAGGGAGTCGGTCAAGATGATATTAACTGGTTTACCAATACCATCATTCCGGGAGTACAGGACGGATTACATGCATCAGGTACTCATGGCGAGCCACCTATTATTTTAAGAGCCCACGACACTGATGCACCAGCTGTTATGAAAGCTGCATTACCAATTTATAAAAACCTCTATACTATGGCTAAATATAATGGTGAGGCGCTGACAACCTATACGCCAAGGGGGAAGTGGGCCGAGTTACATCGCTCTTTAAGTGCCATTGGTACAGTCCATATTCAGAATGTTCATATTTTAGCCAACTTGGAACCATTTAGATATGGCTCACCTGATTTTATCCAGAGATCGGTCAAAGCTATGCATGAAGTTCATCATTCAAACGGTATTCATATTTACCCCCAGGCATCTTACTGGGACTGGCCATATGCAGCAGACAAGGTAAATAATAGATTGCTTCAGGTAGATCGCGACTGGATGTGGTACAAGGCATGGTCACGATATGCTTGGAATGAAAATCGAGATTTATCACAAGAGCAATCTTATTGGTCGAATGAACTTTCCCGATATTATGGTATTCCCGAGAAGGATGCACTGAATTTACTATTGGCTATCCAAGAAATTGGTGAGATATCGCCTAAAATACTTAGGCGATTTGGTATTACAGATGGTAATAGACAGACATCTTCACTCGGAATGCTGATGACGCAATTGATAAATCCTTATCGTTATGGTCTGTTCACTCTTCTTTATGAATCTGAAGCTCCGGAAGGAGAAATGATTATTGATTATGTCGAGAGAGATTACCACAAGGAAGGCCATGTTGGGGAGACACCTCTCCAAGTGTCGGAAGAAATTGTGAAACATGGAGATCGTGCAGCTGCGCTGATTAAGGAGTTAGGAAAACCAATGAAAAATGTTGCAGAATTTAATCGCTGGCTTACTGATATACGGATTCATCAATTGTTGGCCAATCATTATAGCTATAAGGTTAAGGCAGCTATTCAGCTGCTTCAATACAAGTATTCCCATGATCTTGGCGCGCTTCGGAAAGCGCTGCCCGATTTGGAGCAAAGTGTGACGGAATATCAAAAACTTACGCAGATCACAAATCAGGCCTATTTATATGCAAATAGCATGCAGACTAAACAACGTAAGATACCCATGCGCGGAGCTGATGCTTCGTTCATTCACTGGAAAGAGATGCTTCCTGTATTTGAAGCGGAGTTGAATAATTTTAAACATGCGATAGATTCTTTAGCTACAATTTCGGATGTCTATACACAGGCCAAAGCGGTATTAAAGTCAGAAGAGATTACTTTTTTGGATGATCAGCAACTTATTCCATTGAAAAAGGGCGCAAAATTGTATGCAGATCAGGAGTTAGTTGTTACCCATCTGGCCAACGAATTGGAAGGACTGCAAGCGGTACAGATTAATACCGAAAAGCAAAAGATTCAGGGAACACATCTTCGCTTTAAGAATAATAAAGCAGTGAAGATATTGATTGGTTATTTTAATAGTAATGACAAAGTTTTTGCGCCTAAACCTATACTGGAAATTGATGCAAGTGCAAATGATTTTGGTCAAGCAGAGGCAAGAATACGTAATGCTATACGAATACAATACATGCCGATGGTGGATATTCATACCTATTCCTTTTCTCCAGGGGTCAATGAGCTGAAGATTGCAAAAGGAGAAGTGCTTATTTTGGGTATAGTGGATCATGAGGAACTCTCTAATTCATATAATGCAGACGTGGACAATCAAGGAGATGATCTAGACGACTTGTTTGGCTATTATCGGGAAACCAAATTGTAA
- a CDS encoding MGH1-like glycoside hydrolase domain-containing protein — translation MKIIKSILALFFCALSCVKAQQKLEDKVHSYVQEFNKNDNEAVINNIPNKDAYDWMMANIPLFDCPDKEIEQTYYFRWWSYRKHIKSSPEGILVTEFIEPVKHAGKYNSISCALGHHLYEGRWIRDNAFLKEYIDFWLYHADKNQSKPRFHQFSSWLPDALLAYCKVNPDNQYLKDRLLDLDLDFEKWEKERKTKNGLFWQFDVQDGMEESVSGGRKVHNMRPSINSYMYGNAVAIATIAKLVSNPKLEKKYNSYAQTLRQLILDSLWDKEDQFFKTKMEKGELHPTREAIGFIPWYFHLPPDRTAYGKAWLQLPDTAGFNAPWGTTTAERREPTFRTRGTGHSCEWDGAIWPFTSSQTIRGMANYLSDYKRNKAVDVSDLYEQIHKYAKSHVMNGKPYIGEYQDEKTGEWLKGDHPRSKFYNHSTFADVIIQDLIGIKPQTNPILEIKPLISKDRWDYFSLTQLTYHNKNIAIYWDVTGEKYHKGKGLTIYVDGVKSMQQKDLKNCKINLK, via the coding sequence ATGAAAATTATAAAATCTATTCTTGCGCTTTTTTTCTGTGCGCTATCGTGTGTAAAGGCACAGCAGAAATTAGAAGATAAAGTTCACAGCTATGTTCAAGAGTTTAACAAAAACGATAACGAAGCAGTAATCAATAATATTCCGAATAAGGATGCCTATGACTGGATGATGGCTAATATTCCTTTATTTGACTGTCCGGATAAGGAAATCGAGCAAACCTATTATTTTCGATGGTGGTCTTACCGAAAACATATCAAATCGAGTCCGGAAGGCATCTTGGTGACCGAATTTATTGAGCCAGTGAAGCATGCTGGAAAATACAATTCAATCAGTTGTGCGCTTGGACACCATTTGTATGAAGGAAGGTGGATTCGTGACAATGCATTTCTAAAAGAATACATCGACTTTTGGCTTTATCATGCAGACAAGAATCAATCGAAGCCAAGGTTTCATCAATTCAGTTCTTGGCTACCTGATGCCTTACTAGCTTATTGTAAAGTTAATCCTGATAATCAATATCTAAAAGACCGTCTATTGGATTTGGATTTGGATTTTGAAAAGTGGGAAAAAGAAAGAAAGACTAAAAATGGGCTCTTTTGGCAATTTGACGTTCAAGATGGTATGGAAGAGTCGGTGTCGGGAGGACGTAAGGTTCACAATATGCGTCCATCAATCAATAGCTATATGTATGGAAACGCTGTAGCGATTGCGACAATTGCCAAATTGGTGTCTAATCCAAAATTAGAGAAAAAATACAATTCCTATGCACAGACTTTACGCCAATTGATATTGGATTCGCTTTGGGACAAAGAAGATCAATTTTTTAAAACAAAGATGGAAAAAGGGGAGCTACACCCCACTCGGGAAGCAATCGGTTTTATCCCATGGTACTTTCATTTACCTCCGGATAGAACAGCTTATGGAAAAGCTTGGCTGCAGCTACCTGATACCGCAGGATTTAATGCACCTTGGGGAACAACAACAGCAGAGCGGCGTGAACCGACATTTCGAACCCGTGGAACTGGACATAGCTGTGAATGGGATGGTGCAATTTGGCCTTTTACAAGTTCACAGACCATCAGGGGGATGGCTAATTATTTAAGCGATTATAAAAGGAATAAAGCAGTTGATGTAAGCGATTTATACGAGCAAATTCATAAATATGCCAAATCCCATGTTATGAATGGTAAACCCTACATCGGTGAATATCAAGATGAGAAAACTGGAGAATGGTTGAAGGGAGATCATCCGAGAAGTAAGTTTTATAATCATTCTACATTTGCGGATGTCATTATTCAGGATCTAATTGGAATAAAACCACAGACTAATCCCATTCTTGAGATAAAACCGTTGATTTCGAAAGATCGATGGGACTACTTTTCACTCACCCAGTTAACGTATCACAATAAGAACATTGCTATTTACTGGGATGTCACTGGCGAGAAATATCATAAAGGCAAGGGACTGACCATCTATGTGGACGGTGTAAAGTCAATGCAACAAAAGGATTTAAAAAATTGTAAGATTAACTTAAAGTAA
- a CDS encoding glycoside hydrolase family 28 protein, protein MIRKSYRHGIITVLLCLFMLGLQAQTWLNVMDFGGRKDSTGSNTLAIKKAITTASNRGGGTIYFPAGKYVTGPIHLKSNITIYIDAGAELHFSDNFDEYLPMVESRWEGTVVTNFSPLFYGNNLENISIQGRGLIDGHGKKWWGYSEVEVKKQTEDSKWQKEFKRLNKDVLAPDLPGWIERGFLRPPFIQFLNCKNVQIRDIKIQNSPFWTINPQYCDNVTVEGVTIDNPPSPNTDGINPESCSNVRIANCHISVGDDCITIKSGKDRSGRKINIPAENYTITNCTMLRGHGGVVIGSEMSGGVKNIVISNCIFDGTDRGIRLKTARGRGGIVENIQVSNIVMRDIRDQAIVLDMEYAKSEPGPVSERTPKFRNIFINNLSGTTNRIGYMRGLAEMPIENVVFSDINMQGSTGFSAVNVNGLTLTNVNVSIKQGSLLSVNNGKELNILNVKNTTPVVEKSLIELENCESVNVQGCFPTGGTSLFLDLIGAANESIYVHGNNLARVKQILRGTYKSGQFTSNINPSETK, encoded by the coding sequence ATGATCAGAAAGAGCTATCGTCATGGAATAATAACTGTATTACTCTGTTTATTCATGTTGGGTTTGCAGGCACAAACTTGGCTTAACGTCATGGATTTTGGTGGTCGGAAGGACAGCACCGGAAGTAATACATTGGCTATCAAAAAAGCTATTACAACAGCGTCCAATAGAGGCGGGGGGACGATTTATTTTCCAGCTGGAAAATACGTCACCGGGCCCATTCATCTTAAAAGTAATATTACGATTTATATCGATGCTGGAGCGGAGTTACATTTTAGCGATAATTTTGATGAGTATTTACCTATGGTTGAATCTCGTTGGGAAGGAACTGTTGTTACAAACTTTTCGCCATTATTTTACGGTAATAATCTAGAGAATATCAGTATCCAAGGACGTGGGCTCATTGACGGACATGGTAAAAAATGGTGGGGCTATTCGGAGGTTGAAGTTAAGAAGCAGACAGAAGATAGCAAATGGCAAAAAGAGTTTAAACGCCTCAATAAAGATGTTTTGGCTCCGGACCTTCCAGGATGGATTGAGAGAGGATTTTTACGCCCGCCTTTTATACAGTTCTTAAACTGTAAAAATGTACAGATCAGAGATATTAAAATTCAAAATTCGCCGTTTTGGACAATTAATCCACAATATTGTGATAACGTTACCGTAGAAGGCGTTACAATAGATAACCCTCCTTCGCCTAATACAGATGGTATCAATCCAGAATCTTGCTCCAATGTTCGCATCGCCAATTGCCACATTAGTGTAGGAGATGATTGCATTACCATAAAATCTGGAAAGGATCGTTCGGGAAGGAAAATCAATATCCCTGCAGAGAATTACACCATTACAAACTGTACGATGCTTCGCGGACATGGTGGGGTAGTTATTGGGAGTGAAATGTCAGGTGGTGTGAAAAATATTGTTATTTCCAATTGTATTTTCGACGGAACAGATCGTGGTATACGTTTAAAAACCGCAAGAGGTAGAGGTGGGATTGTAGAAAATATTCAAGTCTCCAATATTGTCATGCGTGATATTCGAGATCAGGCTATTGTACTCGATATGGAATATGCTAAAAGTGAACCGGGGCCTGTTAGTGAGCGTACGCCTAAATTCAGGAACATCTTTATCAACAATTTATCTGGTACAACAAATCGCATTGGTTATATGCGAGGCTTAGCAGAAATGCCAATTGAAAATGTCGTGTTTTCGGATATTAACATGCAGGGAAGCACAGGTTTTTCAGCTGTCAATGTAAATGGACTAACATTGACTAACGTGAATGTATCAATCAAACAAGGATCATTATTATCAGTTAACAACGGTAAGGAACTGAATATCTTAAATGTGAAAAATACCACGCCGGTAGTAGAAAAGTCGCTCATTGAGTTGGAAAACTGTGAATCAGTCAATGTGCAGGGCTGTTTTCCTACAGGAGGCACCTCGCTATTTTTGGACTTAATTGGAGCAGCTAATGAGTCAATTTATGTTCATGGCAATAATCTGGCCCGAGTAAAGCAAATTCTCCGTGGTACCTATAAAAGTGGTCAGTTCACATCAAATATAAATCCTTCGGAAACTAAATAA